A window of the Mucilaginibacter sp. cycad4 genome harbors these coding sequences:
- a CDS encoding cellulose binding domain-containing protein, translating into MRSEPLPCSFVITQSATHRYDYRNSAIFKYGTMLLLALLFLTQYRAHGQTFVHPGGLHSQSDLDRMKTKVAAGAHPWIDSWNLLIADSRAQNNYAASPQSNMGVNRVRAQQDASAAYLCALRWYISGDTTYAACAVRNLNAWSSRVNQVPTGADIPGLIGIPIFNFGLAAEILRMYPGWSKPDFDQFKSMMTTYLYPVVNDFLTNHRGTCDSHYAANWDACSIGAVMTMGVLCDDTAKFNQGVNYFKYGNGNGSIKNAVYYVHPGNLGQWQESGRDQGHALLGVGFLAYVAQVAWNQGVDLFGYDNNRLLAGAEYVAKTNLWEDVPFKPYNNCDNNNHFYIAENGRGAIGNRPFFELLYNHYNVSNGLDAPSVKAMAQLLRPEGGDQDHLGYGTLTFTLDATTSPYPASPVPPVPANVKATAGVSRITLDWNTSSGNTAQGYNVLRSTSSGGPYTSVASWTGNTTPQYIDVNVVNGQTYYYVVQAVNQAGTSANSTEVNAKPAAAGSLPSGWAMKDIGTVSTAGTAGYANVSNNTYVLSGSGTGIGGTADSFSFTYSKASGDVTIISRLISIAGTLGKTGIMIRESLDPQAKAFLMKLGDTGWRIAGCGSRSTTGGNMSYTDGDQFTWTPFWLKIQRAGNVFTASQSLDGTTWFTVATSTIAMSDTFYIGMETCSGSSTGAVNNSVFDNVSIIGGGNAPIAPASLIANGVGSTQIKVTWNATPGAAAYNIKRSTTSGGPYLSIATGVTDTTYLDTKLSWSTNYYYVVTAANVAGESANTAEANAMTQAPGIPPAPAGISVVPGDGNVVLTWNSSTDATTYSVKRSVQTSGPYTIIGSTTTTNYKDSTTVNGTVYFYVVSATNVTGESVNSAEVSAKPAVGPFSYYAFDSTSGTTAIDSWNNRNGTLSSGATWVTGAINNGVRLDGSANGYVTLPTGIVSTLNDFTISTWLKLDATANWARLFDFGSGTTSYMYLSPKNGNNGFLRYAINTGSGEQQLNSSAVIPTGTWVHLAVTQSGNTSILYVNGTEVGRNTGMTLKPASLGNSTQNWIGRSQFTSDPKLAGTVDDFRIYARALTATEITALVNALAPPAPASLTASGSNKVSLNWAASNSATSYSIKKSTVNGSAYTTIATGITQTNYVDSLTTSGGPYYYVVTATKGLFESAPSPQASIVLTPAIPNNVIATSWNGRIDLSWNPANGATNYNISRVDDDTYTPIATVSSLNYSVTGLDNGEPFSYVITATNNAGTSGYSAPGTATPVSTPVVNNWLHTDVGTVVQSGNAGYSGGISIYGSGADIWGNADAFHYTYQSLSGDGAIVARVATIQNYLSSTAISGNAKAGVMIRESLAANSKHAMVDVTPTVGIEFLRRASTNGTSASTGVTGTFPNWVKLVRSGSTLSAYSAIDGITWQPIGSQSISMASNIYIGLITCSHNSAVVSLSKFDTVSIASSLPQITSKRTASGVYNTVFADTIKSTNATYHYSASGLPTGLNMNAGNGIIAGSPSVSGSFSVVLRAYNALGTTTDTLLITISKKNQDIIFASLMEKKIGDPDIDPGATSSSGLPVSYNSSDSTVASIINGKIHINGAGSVNITALQPGNNNYNPAIPVNQNLIIQKLDQTVSFAEIGTKVIGDQAFDPGATASSGLPVTYTSSDTTVAIIVNGMVNIKAAGITQVAASQAGNGTYNSTSLTKVLTVIKKTQTIAFSAIGSKRPGDADFAVTATASSGLPVSFGSSNGNVATVSNGLVHINGTGTTIITASQPGNAIYKDTTISQTLTVVPYNLQVQYKDGDNGQLVNTIARPFVKIANADSVGVAYSELTMRYWFTAENYAGINTWIDYAQLGNSNVKLKYVQLAQPRSGALGYIEYSFAVTGSLAANASTGEIQSRFANQDWSNLNEADDYSYENNTSYAANNHITLYRNGMLIWGTEPAVTSAVTSLNVAYQNQNQAGTGNTISTYLAINNTGNTPVAFGDITARYWFTEEGTQSLNYWIDYAKKGTGNISGSFVKVDPVRTGADTYFEIAVNPAAGMLYPLSTSGNIQYRIAKSDWSNFNESDDYSYMAKDIMKENNHITIYYQGQLIYGTEPSASGLMSLKSASLATVPQKSEISSEGIVVHQGLSPNGDGINDVLIIEGLTAYPENKLVIMDRNGAKVYETQGYDNSSKVFDGHSSLNGNMQQPGTYFYSLDYKTSEGNKHKTGFIIIKY; encoded by the coding sequence ATGAGATCAGAACCTCTACCCTGTAGTTTTGTAATTACACAGTCGGCAACACACCGCTATGATTACCGGAACAGTGCCATTTTTAAATATGGCACCATGCTGCTTTTGGCCCTATTGTTTTTAACGCAATATAGAGCACATGGGCAGACATTTGTACATCCTGGAGGGCTGCATAGCCAAAGTGATCTTGACAGGATGAAAACTAAAGTGGCAGCGGGAGCACATCCGTGGATAGACAGTTGGAATTTGCTCATTGCAGATAGTCGGGCTCAAAATAATTATGCGGCTTCACCACAATCCAACATGGGGGTAAACCGGGTACGTGCGCAGCAGGATGCGAGTGCAGCCTATCTTTGTGCCCTACGATGGTATATTTCCGGAGATACAACATATGCAGCTTGCGCTGTCCGAAACCTGAATGCATGGTCATCAAGGGTTAATCAAGTGCCCACCGGTGCTGATATTCCCGGGTTGATTGGTATTCCAATTTTTAACTTTGGTTTGGCTGCTGAAATATTGCGTATGTATCCGGGGTGGTCTAAACCGGATTTCGACCAGTTTAAAAGTATGATGACCACCTACCTTTATCCGGTTGTTAATGATTTTCTTACCAATCATCGTGGTACTTGCGACAGTCATTATGCTGCTAATTGGGATGCCTGTTCTATTGGAGCAGTTATGACCATGGGGGTATTATGTGATGATACGGCAAAATTTAATCAAGGGGTAAATTATTTTAAATATGGTAATGGCAACGGCAGCATTAAGAATGCGGTTTATTATGTACATCCTGGTAACTTGGGGCAATGGCAGGAAAGTGGAAGAGATCAAGGACATGCTTTGTTAGGAGTAGGTTTTTTGGCCTACGTAGCACAGGTAGCCTGGAATCAAGGTGTAGATTTATTCGGTTATGACAACAATAGACTTTTGGCCGGGGCTGAATATGTGGCTAAGACCAATTTATGGGAAGATGTCCCGTTCAAACCGTATAATAATTGTGATAACAATAACCATTTCTATATAGCTGAAAATGGTCGCGGCGCGATTGGCAACAGGCCATTTTTTGAGTTACTATATAATCATTATAACGTTTCCAATGGCTTGGATGCCCCGAGTGTCAAAGCGATGGCCCAACTTCTGCGGCCGGAAGGGGGCGACCAGGACCACTTAGGTTATGGGACGCTGACATTTACACTTGATGCCACCACATCACCTTATCCTGCTTCTCCGGTTCCGCCAGTTCCTGCCAATGTCAAAGCAACGGCAGGAGTTTCAAGGATTACTTTGGATTGGAACACATCCAGCGGTAACACGGCGCAGGGCTATAATGTGCTCCGATCAACATCCAGCGGAGGACCTTACACATCTGTAGCATCCTGGACGGGTAATACTACTCCCCAATATATTGATGTAAACGTGGTGAATGGACAGACCTATTACTACGTTGTGCAAGCAGTTAACCAGGCAGGAACAAGCGCTAACTCCACTGAAGTTAACGCAAAACCGGCCGCAGCCGGCTCCTTACCATCCGGATGGGCGATGAAAGACATAGGAACAGTCAGTACAGCCGGGACAGCTGGCTATGCGAATGTAAGTAACAATACTTACGTGTTGAGTGGTTCCGGTACAGGAATAGGCGGTACAGCAGACAGCTTTAGCTTCACTTATAGCAAGGCGAGTGGAGATGTTACCATAATCTCAAGGCTGATCAGCATTGCAGGAACATTGGGTAAAACGGGGATTATGATCCGTGAATCCCTCGATCCGCAGGCAAAGGCATTTTTAATGAAGTTAGGTGATACGGGATGGCGGATTGCGGGATGTGGTTCCAGATCAACCACGGGAGGAAATATGTCGTACACTGATGGAGATCAATTTACATGGACACCGTTTTGGTTGAAAATCCAACGAGCCGGGAATGTTTTTACGGCTTCACAATCTTTAGATGGTACTACATGGTTTACAGTCGCGACCAGTACTATTGCCATGTCCGATACCTTTTATATTGGCATGGAAACCTGTTCAGGAAGCAGTACCGGGGCCGTGAACAATTCGGTTTTCGATAATGTTTCTATTATAGGAGGTGGCAATGCACCTATAGCTCCGGCCTCTCTGATCGCCAACGGTGTAGGTAGCACACAGATTAAGGTAACCTGGAATGCAACACCCGGAGCGGCGGCCTATAACATAAAACGCTCTACTACAAGCGGAGGTCCTTATTTGAGCATTGCCACCGGAGTGACGGATACCACGTATTTGGACACCAAGTTATCCTGGTCCACAAATTATTACTATGTTGTAACGGCCGCTAACGTTGCTGGGGAGAGTGCGAATACGGCAGAGGCCAATGCTATGACCCAGGCCCCAGGTATCCCTCCTGCACCAGCCGGAATAAGCGTAGTACCGGGAGATGGCAATGTTGTACTAACATGGAATTCCTCGACAGATGCAACCACTTATTCCGTTAAGCGTTCTGTTCAAACAAGCGGGCCTTATACAATTATCGGAAGTACAACAACCACGAATTATAAAGATTCCACCACTGTGAATGGAACTGTTTATTTTTATGTTGTATCAGCTACAAATGTTACGGGGGAAAGTGTAAACTCCGCTGAAGTCAGCGCAAAACCGGCTGTAGGTCCTTTTAGTTACTATGCCTTTGACTCTACCAGCGGCACAACGGCTATCGATTCCTGGAACAACCGAAATGGAACACTTAGTTCGGGAGCTACCTGGGTAACGGGTGCAATTAATAATGGTGTACGCCTTGATGGATCAGCTAATGGCTATGTAACCTTGCCGACCGGTATAGTTAGTACCTTGAATGATTTCACAATATCTACATGGCTTAAGCTTGATGCAACGGCTAATTGGGCGCGTTTGTTTGATTTTGGTTCGGGTACAACCTCGTATATGTACCTTAGCCCTAAAAACGGGAATAATGGTTTTCTGCGATATGCAATAAATACTGGTTCCGGTGAACAACAATTAAATAGTTCTGCGGTTATCCCTACCGGAACGTGGGTGCATCTTGCTGTCACCCAATCAGGTAATACCAGTATTTTATATGTTAACGGAACTGAGGTCGGTCGAAATACAGGAATGACTTTGAAACCGGCAAGTTTGGGCAACAGTACTCAAAACTGGATCGGGCGTTCTCAATTCACATCAGATCCGAAATTAGCCGGTACCGTCGATGATTTTAGAATATACGCGCGTGCACTAACTGCAACAGAAATAACCGCATTAGTAAATGCACTTGCTCCCCCTGCACCTGCAAGCCTCACAGCGTCCGGAAGTAACAAGGTGTCTTTAAATTGGGCCGCTTCGAATAGTGCTACAAGCTATAGTATTAAAAAATCAACGGTTAACGGAAGCGCCTATACAACAATAGCTACCGGAATTACACAAACGAATTATGTAGATTCCCTGACAACATCCGGCGGACCCTATTATTACGTGGTAACGGCAACTAAAGGGTTATTTGAAAGCGCGCCATCTCCGCAGGCTTCAATTGTACTTACACCTGCCATTCCAAATAACGTAATTGCTACAAGTTGGAACGGACGGATAGATTTAAGTTGGAATCCGGCAAATGGAGCTACTAATTATAATATTAGTAGAGTAGACGACGACACCTACACGCCTATAGCTACTGTAAGTAGTTTAAACTATAGTGTGACTGGACTGGACAACGGGGAACCATTTTCTTATGTAATAACAGCTACAAATAATGCGGGAACCAGCGGTTATAGCGCTCCGGGCACGGCCACGCCGGTAAGCACGCCAGTTGTTAATAACTGGCTGCATACAGACGTTGGAACAGTTGTGCAATCTGGAAATGCAGGTTATAGCGGAGGCATTTCAATATACGGTTCAGGAGCTGACATTTGGGGAAACGCGGATGCGTTTCATTATACCTATCAATCTTTATCGGGAGATGGTGCAATTGTAGCCCGGGTGGCAACAATACAAAATTACCTTTCTTCAACGGCAATTTCAGGCAACGCAAAAGCGGGAGTAATGATACGCGAATCTCTCGCAGCCAATTCAAAGCATGCAATGGTCGATGTCACCCCTACAGTTGGAATTGAGTTCTTGCGTCGTGCATCAACAAATGGAACATCTGCAAGTACAGGGGTAACCGGTACTTTTCCCAATTGGGTTAAATTGGTACGGAGCGGTAGCACTTTATCGGCATACAGTGCAATAGATGGCATTACCTGGCAACCTATTGGTTCACAGAGTATAAGTATGGCCTCTAATATTTACATAGGTCTTATAACTTGCAGCCATAATTCGGCAGTGGTAAGTTTGTCAAAGTTTGATACCGTGAGTATCGCATCTTCCTTGCCTCAAATAACAAGTAAAAGAACGGCGAGCGGAGTATATAATACGGTTTTTGCTGATACGATAAAATCAACGAACGCCACCTATCATTATAGTGCAAGCGGTTTACCCACAGGCTTAAATATGAATGCGGGGAATGGGATCATTGCCGGATCTCCATCTGTATCTGGTTCATTTTCAGTAGTACTACGTGCATATAACGCATTGGGAACGACTACTGACACTTTGTTGATAACAATTAGCAAAAAGAACCAAGATATTATATTCGCCTCTCTAATGGAGAAAAAAATTGGTGATCCCGATATTGACCCCGGAGCGACTTCAAGCTCCGGCCTGCCCGTTTCTTATAACAGTTCGGATTCTACCGTGGCGAGTATTATCAATGGAAAAATTCACATTAATGGTGCAGGCAGTGTCAATATTACAGCGTTGCAACCAGGTAATAACAACTACAATCCGGCAATACCCGTAAATCAAAACCTCATTATTCAAAAGCTTGATCAAACGGTCTCTTTTGCTGAAATAGGAACAAAGGTAATCGGCGACCAGGCATTTGATCCGGGAGCCACAGCATCCTCTGGTTTGCCGGTAACTTATACCAGTTCGGATACCACTGTTGCCATTATCGTAAACGGGATGGTTAATATTAAAGCGGCTGGGATAACCCAGGTTGCCGCATCCCAGGCCGGCAACGGAACTTATAATAGCACATCGCTGACAAAAGTATTAACCGTGATTAAAAAGACACAAACTATTGCATTTAGCGCTATAGGAAGCAAACGGCCTGGCGATGCTGATTTTGCGGTAACAGCCACGGCTTCGTCGGGCCTGCCTGTAAGTTTTGGCAGCAGCAACGGAAATGTGGCTACGGTATCAAACGGGCTTGTTCATATTAACGGGACCGGAACAACCATTATTACAGCAAGCCAGCCGGGCAATGCCATTTATAAAGATACCACGATTAGCCAAACGCTCACTGTTGTTCCGTATAACCTGCAGGTGCAGTATAAGGATGGCGATAACGGACAGCTTGTCAATACCATTGCCCGCCCGTTTGTGAAAATAGCAAATGCCGATTCGGTTGGAGTGGCTTACAGCGAATTAACGATGCGTTACTGGTTTACGGCAGAAAATTATGCAGGTATCAATACCTGGATAGATTATGCCCAATTGGGTAACAGCAACGTGAAACTAAAGTATGTTCAGCTTGCCCAGCCACGCAGCGGCGCATTAGGTTATATCGAATATAGCTTTGCCGTTACAGGCAGCCTTGCAGCCAATGCAAGTACCGGCGAAATACAATCCAGGTTTGCCAACCAGGATTGGTCTAACCTGAACGAGGCAGACGATTATTCATATGAGAATAACACCAGCTATGCCGCCAATAACCACATTACCCTTTACCGGAACGGCATGCTGATATGGGGAACTGAGCCGGCCGTAACATCGGCCGTTACAAGCCTGAATGTTGCTTATCAGAATCAAAACCAGGCGGGCACGGGCAATACCATCAGCACTTACCTGGCCATCAACAATACCGGGAACACACCGGTAGCCTTTGGCGACATCACCGCACGCTATTGGTTTACCGAAGAGGGTACGCAAAGCTTAAACTACTGGATAGATTATGCTAAAAAAGGTACCGGCAATATCAGCGGTAGCTTTGTAAAGGTGGATCCCGTACGTACCGGTGCCGATACTTATTTTGAAATCGCTGTGAACCCGGCAGCGGGCATGCTTTATCCTTTAAGTACATCGGGCAATATTCAATATCGTATTGCGAAATCCGACTGGTCTAATTTTAACGAATCCGATGATTACTCTTATATGGCAAAAGATATCATGAAAGAGAATAATCATATTACAATTTATTACCAGGGACAACTCATATACGGTACAGAACCATCGGCATCTGGACTCATGTCGTTAAAAAGCGCCTCGCTTGCAACAGTCCCACAGAAGTCCGAAATAAGCAGCGAGGGAATTGTCGTACATCAGGGCCTTTCACCAAACGGAGATGGCATTAATGACGTGTTAATCATAGAAGGTTTAACGGCCTACCCGGAAAACAAGTTAGTTATCATGGACCGTAACGGGGCTAAAGTATATGAAACCCAAGGATATGATAACAGTTCAAAAGTATTTGACGGCCATTCCAGTTTAAATGGGAATATGCAACAGCCGGGCACTTATTTTTATTCGCTGGACTATAAAACAAGTGAAGGAAATAAACATAAGACAGGTTTCATCATTATTAAATATTGA
- a CDS encoding TonB-dependent receptor, whose product MGQSRQVTGKVIDALSKETIIGANIKAKGIKTTTVTDVNGNFAISVPNGSVLQISYVGYSMVEVVADAEKPMIISLSPAKTDLDEVVVVAYGTQKKVTVTGAVSTVNAKVFEDRGVVSNPLAALQGQVPGVIVTRSTAAPGQEGWNLQIRGASSLNPADPLIIVDGITQVNGSGLNSINPSDIDNISFLKDAAAAIYGSRAAGGVILITTKRAKNGKPVIEYNSSFSLKKMGLRPHFLMGTEYGTLMLQAISNSSTGGVADPTWIWTKYANSWINPPASGYIDKTTAAYKAGGETIGFTDVYDYTYFNTNPYDILWGDGKATSTQQDVSFSGRTETLGYRASFGYLNDGSLLKWGDNSNKRYNARLNLDFKPSDRINIQTNISLEKNNVVVPTRSDQINVSSQPGFPVATINGKPYAWGTQPARNWLLELGGDNNTYVNRVLANIKATLKLTRDLNFVALAGYNWANTDNQVQYKSIPEIFNYTETYQYQANPTPAQSYYTKGTVNDVYYNTNAYLEYHKTVAKLHDFALVGGGSYERDEFDNFSTTTSYLASNDVPALGLSLGDNTTHTNGEIRNHYALASGFGRFNYAYDNKYLLELVGRYDGTSRFSENNRWIGYGGVSLGWRMTQEKFMKNITFVSELKPRFSYGSTGNPGYTNGANGIPVGIGLYDYLQLVGINNTGAILGGYTSRSVTAGPSGTLVSLTRTWERVNSTNLGIDLGLFNSKLTGSFEYYWKRNNNFLVNPVYPVIIGASAPSENNGRLKVWGWEASLGWKDKIGSVAYYVSGTLTNNNNEVISYGGANIVASGQRTIEGYPINSFFGLKYDGRIQNVAEATDYAKYVSGNSIGMPGTTQIIPGDNRYKDLNGDGTLTNAGAHQYLLGKKDANGNPIADGDIEYLGSPDPKYVFGLNLGASYKGFDFSAIFQGVGKKLIYRRSDWSVPFLNISQGITNWWVGKTWTPDNPNAPLPILAAQTNKGFNPDAYNYQMSDWALQDGAYIRLKNVVIGYTFKPELMKKVGISRLRLYVSGSDLWESTKIQDAYDPEAIVGNGAGRYPFFRLYSIGLNVTL is encoded by the coding sequence ATGGGACAAAGCCGGCAGGTAACAGGTAAGGTTATCGATGCCTTATCCAAAGAAACCATTATCGGAGCAAACATTAAAGCTAAGGGCATCAAAACGACAACAGTAACCGATGTAAATGGCAATTTCGCAATTAGCGTACCTAACGGCTCGGTTTTGCAAATTAGTTATGTAGGCTACTCCATGGTTGAGGTTGTTGCCGATGCAGAAAAACCGATGATTATTTCTTTATCGCCAGCTAAAACCGACCTTGATGAGGTTGTTGTAGTCGCTTATGGCACTCAGAAAAAAGTAACGGTTACAGGAGCTGTATCAACCGTAAATGCTAAAGTTTTTGAAGACCGCGGCGTAGTGTCCAACCCGCTTGCTGCCTTGCAGGGACAAGTACCTGGCGTTATTGTAACGAGATCTACCGCTGCGCCCGGACAGGAAGGTTGGAATCTCCAGATCAGGGGAGCCTCTTCTTTAAATCCTGCTGATCCATTAATCATAGTAGATGGTATCACTCAGGTTAATGGCAGTGGCTTAAACTCCATAAACCCTTCCGATATCGATAATATATCTTTTTTAAAGGATGCAGCCGCCGCAATTTATGGTTCGCGTGCGGCTGGCGGAGTAATTTTGATTACAACCAAAAGAGCAAAAAACGGGAAACCGGTAATAGAATACAATAGCTCTTTCTCGTTAAAGAAAATGGGATTAAGGCCGCATTTCCTTATGGGAACCGAATATGGTACCCTGATGTTACAAGCCATCTCCAACTCCTCAACCGGTGGTGTCGCGGACCCGACCTGGATTTGGACAAAATACGCGAACTCATGGATCAATCCGCCGGCCAGTGGATATATAGATAAAACTACGGCAGCTTATAAGGCAGGCGGAGAAACCATAGGTTTTACGGATGTGTATGACTACACATATTTTAATACAAATCCCTACGATATATTATGGGGCGATGGGAAAGCAACATCCACTCAACAGGATGTCAGTTTTTCAGGGCGTACGGAAACACTCGGATATCGTGCATCTTTTGGGTATCTCAATGATGGCAGTTTGCTAAAATGGGGCGACAATTCCAATAAGCGGTATAATGCCAGATTAAACCTTGATTTTAAACCATCAGACCGTATAAATATCCAAACCAATATTTCATTAGAAAAAAACAATGTAGTAGTTCCAACACGTTCAGATCAGATTAACGTTTCCTCACAACCGGGTTTTCCGGTTGCTACCATCAATGGTAAACCCTACGCGTGGGGAACACAGCCAGCTCGTAATTGGTTACTTGAATTAGGGGGTGATAACAACACTTACGTTAACAGGGTTCTTGCGAATATAAAGGCTACATTAAAACTAACGCGCGATCTGAATTTTGTAGCCCTGGCTGGTTACAATTGGGCTAACACCGATAACCAGGTGCAGTACAAGTCGATTCCTGAAATATTCAACTACACAGAAACTTACCAATATCAGGCCAATCCAACGCCGGCGCAATCTTATTACACAAAAGGAACAGTCAACGATGTTTATTATAATACCAACGCCTATTTAGAGTACCATAAGACAGTGGCTAAATTGCATGACTTTGCCCTTGTTGGAGGAGGTAGTTATGAGCGAGATGAGTTTGATAATTTTTCAACAACCACGTCCTACCTGGCAAGTAATGACGTGCCCGCACTTGGACTTTCTTTAGGGGATAATACTACTCACACCAATGGAGAGATTCGCAATCACTATGCCCTCGCTTCGGGTTTTGGGCGTTTCAATTATGCCTATGATAACAAATATTTGCTGGAGTTGGTTGGTCGTTATGACGGGACTTCCAGATTTAGCGAAAACAACAGGTGGATCGGCTACGGTGGCGTGTCATTGGGCTGGCGTATGACCCAGGAAAAGTTCATGAAGAATATAACTTTCGTGAGTGAACTTAAGCCAAGATTCTCTTATGGCTCCACAGGAAATCCCGGATATACCAATGGGGCTAACGGCATTCCGGTCGGTATCGGTTTATATGATTACTTGCAATTGGTTGGAATTAATAATACCGGGGCTATTTTAGGCGGTTATACTTCACGTTCTGTAACTGCTGGTCCTTCTGGGACATTGGTAAGCCTTACAAGAACTTGGGAAAGGGTAAACTCGACCAATCTCGGGATAGACCTGGGCCTCTTCAACAGCAAGCTCACAGGCAGCTTTGAATATTACTGGAAACGAAACAACAACTTTCTGGTCAATCCTGTTTATCCCGTAATTATTGGAGCGTCTGCACCATCAGAGAACAATGGACGCCTAAAAGTTTGGGGATGGGAGGCAAGTTTAGGTTGGAAGGATAAGATTGGAAGCGTTGCTTATTATGTAAGCGGAACACTCACTAATAACAATAATGAGGTAATTAGCTATGGCGGCGCGAATATCGTCGCAAGCGGACAAAGAACAATTGAAGGCTATCCGATCAATTCCTTTTTTGGTCTAAAATATGATGGCCGGATACAAAACGTAGCAGAAGCAACGGACTATGCGAAGTATGTATCTGGTAATAGTATCGGTATGCCTGGCACAACACAAATTATCCCGGGAGACAACCGTTACAAGGATCTTAACGGGGACGGCACATTGACTAACGCAGGTGCTCACCAATATTTATTAGGAAAAAAAGATGCAAACGGTAATCCGATCGCTGATGGTGACATCGAATATCTGGGAAGCCCTGATCCCAAATATGTATTTGGATTGAATCTTGGAGCCAGTTATAAAGGATTTGATTTTTCAGCGATATTTCAGGGTGTAGGCAAAAAATTGATCTACCGAAGAAGCGACTGGAGTGTACCCTTTCTAAATATATCGCAAGGTATTACTAATTGGTGGGTTGGTAAAACCTGGACCCCGGACAATCCTAATGCACCATTACCGATACTGGCTGCCCAAACCAATAAGGGTTTTAATCCGGACGCATATAACTATCAGATGTCGGACTGGGCATTGCAGGATGGTGCTTATATACGCTTAAAAAATGTCGTGATTGGCTACACGTTCAAGCCAGAACTGATGAAAAAGGTTGGAATCAGCCGTTTACGATTATATGTTTCAGGCAGTGATCTTTGGGAATCAACCAAAATCCAGGATGCTTACGATCCCGAAGCAATTGTCGGTAACGGAGCGGGTAGATACCCCTTTTTCCGACTTTACTCAATTGGCTTAAACGTTACACTTTAA
- a CDS encoding type IX secretion system membrane protein PorP/SprF, giving the protein MKKNYNCKEPLLAVLSLCLLLLVTGHSAFAQEQAFSYTQYMNNLTPFNPAYSLLDKTGSIHTLARKQWVGIDGAPVTYVINGNVPIESIDGAAGLIVFNNQLAIEHQTEINAYFAKGIQLTPESYLGVSINAGIRNYVANYSALDASDPTFKSDVRGTKPNIGFGVMYYTDWYYLGIAAPELTITSLGTASIQNGTNFKSHYYLSGALLTNINEDIKFKPATLISYAKGVPLTANISGTFYTKETLGLGINYRTDNVMAGIISINVNSFHVGYSYQFGTSSANLGGFNNATHEISITFRFGKHASDFKLL; this is encoded by the coding sequence ATGAAAAAAAATTATAATTGCAAGGAACCCCTGCTTGCTGTATTAAGCCTGTGCCTGTTACTTTTAGTAACAGGTCACAGTGCTTTTGCGCAGGAACAGGCATTCAGTTATACACAGTACATGAATAACCTGACACCGTTTAACCCGGCCTATTCCCTTTTGGATAAAACGGGATCAATTCATACGTTGGCTCGAAAGCAGTGGGTAGGTATAGACGGTGCGCCTGTAACGTACGTGATCAACGGGAACGTACCCATCGAATCGATTGATGGCGCAGCAGGTCTGATTGTTTTTAACAACCAGTTAGCTATCGAACATCAAACCGAAATAAACGCCTATTTCGCGAAGGGGATACAATTAACTCCAGAAAGCTATTTAGGCGTGTCGATTAATGCAGGAATAAGAAATTATGTGGCCAACTATTCAGCATTGGATGCAAGCGACCCAACTTTTAAAAGTGATGTAAGGGGAACGAAACCCAACATAGGATTTGGTGTGATGTATTATACTGATTGGTACTACCTTGGTATCGCAGCGCCAGAACTAACCATAACCAGTTTGGGCACAGCTTCGATACAGAATGGCACTAATTTTAAAAGCCATTATTACCTTTCCGGGGCTTTACTTACTAATATCAATGAGGATATTAAATTCAAACCGGCAACATTAATATCATATGCAAAAGGGGTGCCGCTAACTGCGAATATATCAGGTACCTTTTACACGAAAGAAACACTTGGACTGGGCATAAATTATCGTACAGACAATGTAATGGCAGGGATTATTAGCATCAATGTAAATTCATTTCATGTGGGCTATAGCTACCAGTTTGGAACATCTTCAGCCAATTTGGGCGGTTTTAACAACGCTACTCACGAAATTTCTATCACTTTTCGTTTCGGCAAACACGCATCAGATTTTAAACTTTTGTAA